The sequence GATGCTGTGACAATTGACTTTGTGGGGACCCAGCCGGTTTGCCTCGTGCCCGGGGGGCACCTTCCTCCGCTTCCTCTCCACTGCTTTGATTTCTCATCCGCGCTCCTGCAGGCGTAGGGACCTTGAAAGGAGGTGAGCCGGGCTCTAATGCCCTCGCTCGCTTTATTCCTGCGTGGCCTGGATGCTCGGCACCGGTTTTTGTTTGGCTCCGTTCAAATCCGCTCCCAGCCGTGGGTCTCGGAGCAGCGGCGTTGTCTGAGCCCCAGCTGCGCGTGGATGGAGTTCCTTCGGGGCTTGGGCTGTGCCTGGCCTCCCCACACCCTCTCCCAAGCTCCCAGTTCTGTCCAGTTCCTCCCGGTGGGGATGCTGATCCCTGGGTTTtgggggctgccctgcagcctggggtGTACAGGAGTCCCCGAGAGCAACTGTGTCCCGGGGCTGAGCTCCCGTTTCCCCTCCATCTCCCGGGCTGGGCCAGCACCGGGCCGCTCGACGCTGCTCTCTGTGCCCCCAGGTTTTGCGGGgagtgcctgcagccctgcctccaAGTGCCGTCCCCGCTCTGCCCGCTCTGCCGCATGCCCTTCGACCCCAAGAAGGTGGAGAAGGCTTCCAGCGTGGAGAAACAGCTTTCGTCCTACAAAGCTccctgcagaggctgcagcaaGAAGGTAAAGCTCGCGGAGGAAGGCTGCCTGTCCCCGTCCCGTGCGGGCATGGCTTCGTTCGGCCGCCGATCCCGCGGCTGTGGCGCTGGGGGAGGGAGGTCGCTTGCTTTCCGCAGTTGGGTTTGCAGGGTCCCCTGTTCAGCGGGTCCCCAAACTGCACCTGCGAGGTGTGGTGTCCCCTGCGTGTCACGGCTGCTGCCGACACGGCTCGGAGCTCTGCGGAGATGAAAGTGCTCTCTCCTCGCTGCCTTTGTCAGCAGACTGGAGCTATTATTAGACAGTGGGGACCTTCAAAAGCAGGCTGAGGTTTTCCTGCAACACAGGAGAGGCTGAGACaaaccagctctgctgctgctcctaaCGAGGGTAAGGATTTAAGTCTTGCTTAAGGTGCCGTGATCCCAACGGCCGCGGGGAAGCTGAACTGGCAGCGTGGCCTGGCCCAGCCCGGGGCGGTCTGGTCTGGGACGCTTCAGGGACTGGCTGTAAAGCCGCGATTCATGGCGCGTCTGCGCTGATCCGTTTTCTGGCTTCCGTTAACTTTGGGGATCTTCTTGTAACTCCCTGGCGGCGGCCCAGGAACGATCCCGTACGGTGTCAGAGCAGTCTGGGGTTTTCCGCCTGTCGGCAGTTCctcttttgcaaaggaaaatggagCTAGTGCAACAAAATGCAGCCTGGGTGGCTTGTGTGTGACCTCTGGGGACACGTGCAGCGAGCACGCAGCCCCAAACCTCTGTCCTGTGAGGAAGGACAGGCTGGTGCAGCGTTTTCACGCTGGTGTGGGTCATCCCGCACAGACCGGTGTTCGCTCTGACATCGGTTGACCAAAACTGCTCTCCCGAGCTGTAGCGGAGGCACCAGCGCTGTGTCTGGAAGGTGTCGCAGCCTCCGGGAACGTTTCTTCTCTCCTTGTTCTCCAGGTGACCCTCGCGAAAATGCGCTCTCACGTCTCATCCTGCGCGAAGGTGCAGGAGCAGATGGCCAACTGCCCCAAGTTCGTTCCAGTTGTCCCCACGTCCCAGCCTATTCCCAGGTACTGCCGCGTGTCAGGTAGGGAAAACCTGTCCCTCCTTGCAGGCTGCACCGGCACTCCCCTCCCTTACAAACCCTAAAATCCAAGCACGTGTTTTACTTTCCCCTGGGCGATCACAGGGAGAAACATCAGCACCTTCTCCCTCCTGGTATCTGCAGCCGCTGCACTGCCCTGTGTTTCAGAGCGCGGTGTGGGAGGAAGGACCGACCAAAACCAGGGTGGTTCAGCCTGCGGCTGGGGTGGGAACGGGCTGGTCTGGTTTCTGCTATGGGTGGGTATCGCAAAGCTGAGCGGGGGGTGGCTGGGTTAGTTTGGAAGGAGTCGATCCAGTCCCTTCCCAGGGGATCTGAGCTCGTCCTTGCTCTCTTTAGCAATATTCCCAATCGCTCGACGTTCGTGTGCCCGTACTGCGGGGCCCGGAACCTGGACCAGCAGGAGCTGGTGAAGCACTGCATGGAGAACCACCGCAACGACCCCAACAAAGTGGTGAGCGACCCCGGGGCGCTGGGACGGGCTGCTTCTGTGTGGTGTAGCTCCTGGAAATCCAAATACACCGTAGCTGATGCCGCACCCGAGGCCACCggcacacagagctgctgctgcacataAAGTACAGCTGTATTTCCAGCTCATTTAGTTTGTTTTACATCCCTCTGACGGGAGGTGGGGACCTGCCTCTGTTTGCTTCGCTAGAGGCTCTCTGGAACGAGCTGCCTACATCCCCCTGTGCCTGTGACCCGGGTGGTGCAGGATTTCCTCTCCCCATCCCCGTTGGCTTGACCGAGGTGGGGAACTTGCAGGTCTGGCACCGTCTCGGAGGCGCTTGTGCATGAGCGGGTAACTTGTCAGCAGGCTAAAAGCAGCCTCGGCCACATGCTAGAGGCTCTGTGCACTGAGGGGTCTGcttgggggagggtggggggaccCCTATTTAGCATGTCCTCTGCGGGAAATCCTCTGTGAGAGAGGGGGGACCGCTACTCGCCTCTCCCTCGTGTTGTGGCTGcaccagccccctcccccccccgggggaGATGGAGGCGGAGGGGGTCTGTGCCCACGAGTTACGGTTCCCCTTTGTCCCTGCCCGCTGCAGGTGTGCCCGGTCTGCTCAGCCATGCCCTGGGGGGACCCCAGCTACAAAAGCGCCAACTtcctccagcacctcctccaCAGGCACAAGTTCTCCTACGACACCTTCGTGGTGAGTACGGCCCTGAGCCGAAACGGAGTTGTCTTCCCCGCGTCCCGCCCCGAGCGGCTGGGAGATGAAAccagcccttcccttcccgtgCCAGGACCAGCCCGTCCCGCTGTGCAGCCCCTcgggaggggaaggggacggTTCCTCCTTCACGGGCTTTGCGGGAGGCACGTGGCACACGCGTAGCCCCACTCGGGAGACCCCCACGGGTGTAGGGCTGGGCTCCCCGCCTGCCCCGGAGGGTGCTCGGGCTGGTCGTCATCAGACACACCAGGAAAACGTCTctgaaggaggagagggaaatgtTACCGCTCTCCGCGAAGATGGGTTGTTTCCTCCGTGTGTTCCATTAAGCTCTTCCTCTGAGGAATTGTAACACAAAAGCCCTTTTCTTTGAGGCTTCACAAGTAGTGGGAGGGGAGCAGCCCAGCCTCGCCGCCTGGGGGGTCTGGCTGCTGCACGTGGGGGGCGTCCATGGCCCCCCTCTCAGGGGGTTGCTGACCCCTCCTGTGTGGGGGTAAGGGTGTGATCGCCCAGCCTTGGCTGCAGGGACCGAGGGGAGGTTTAGGTAGCGTCCTGCTTTTATTGCAAGGGCGCTAGATTTCAGGGAAAGGAACCTTCAATTATTTACAGAGAAATATCCCCAGTTCGGGAGCGATCGCTGTGTTGCACAAACCCAAACCGGAGTGCTGGAGAAGCCCGCGGGCCTTGCGAGAAAGCTTTGCCCTTCGGCCGCAGCTTCTTGCATGGGCATGTTTCATCCCTGCCCGCTGCCAGGTCTCAGAGCAGGGCTGACGTTGGCAGATTCCAGGCAGGAAAGGGACCGTGGGCACAAAGGACACCCCAGAAAGCATGGCATTCCTGGGACCTGTTTGCCGGAGGAGGTGGAGGCTCGCGGcctcgggggggggacacgataGGAACAGGAAGGGCTGCTCGCCATGGCCGCCACCCCCTGCTTGATGGAGGCTGTGCGGCCCGGCCGTGCCAACTCTCCTGAccgcccctctctttttttttttttaggactatAACATCGACGAGGAGGCAGCGTTGCAGGCTGCCCTGGCACTGTCGCTCTCCGAGAACTGAGGGTGACTGCGGAGCATCGGTTCGGACCCCCGTCGCACCCCGTCTCCTTTTGCACACTCGGCCTTCCTGCCGGGGAGGCACGGAGCTCGTCaaccccccggcacccccggagacctgctgccacctctcttccctctcctctctgggCAAATGCCACCTCGTTTAAGAAGGTGGAGTCTCTTTAGCGTCGCACTGGACCGGTGAGTGAGGAGAAACGTCCgctgctgggaggagaagaggagtcGGCGCCGAAGGGCTGGGATCGTTCCTCGGTTAGGCATTTCATATCCGTATACGGAGCGTATACCTGTATCCAGATCTATTTATTATTAGATGCTTTTTGGCACCATCTGTCTTCATGCTCTCTGTTGCAATTGAATAGGTAGGTAAAACTATGATGCATTTTACGCAGAAACGCCCCAGTTTGAAACTGCAATCATCCACGtcctttttgaaaaggaagaaaatggcacggagcatcttttttttaaaccctacGAGGCTATTTCCAGAGACGTCAGTCTGTCCCGTCCCCTgcgctgcaggcaggagctgcctcctTTGCCTGCTACCGCGCAGGCCAGGCTGAATCCCGGGGCGAGACGGTTGCCCTCGTGTGCCCCGTGATGGCAGTGGGTTCGGAGGAGTCCGCGGGGACGGCGTCCGGCATCCAGTGAAACTCTCGCCTTCCTCGTTTTGTACCGGCTCTTGTGATACTGAGTTCTTGCATTTTTCTACATTAATCGGCGTGATGCCTTTTCCACGTTTTATAGAGCGGGAACAGAAGCTGTTAGTCTTCACACTGCAATATCCGTCACCGGGGACCAGAGTATTTTTATGGAACATTATTGagaaagtatattttttaaaaataacccaaacaaaCGAACATGCTGTGGATTTGAAATCGGGcgggaggcaggagctggaccCCGGGCCGGCGGGTGGGACTCTGCGGAGGCCGTGGGAATCATGTGGGTGTCCTCTTTGGTTATTTCTGGGCCGTTCCCTTCCCTTGTCGGCGTGTTTCTCCGCAGGCGGGTGGTGATGCAGGAGAGGCCGGGTCAGAGCAGCACCTTGTCGGCTGGAGGAGCGGGTGCCGAGCGGCTCGCCGGGCTGCCTTTTCGAGGAGCAGCAACACCGCTTGCGTTCTCCAACAGCTGCTTGGCCGGCCGTGCTCTCTGAGCTGCTGACCCTCTCCAGGATGCGTGGTCGGGCTCGGGATGGCTTAAGCCTTGCAGGCAGAACTCCATGGCAGTGCTGGATGTGGCCGTGGGCAGGGCGTAAGCTGGAGCGGTGGTTTTTCTGTCCGCGAGCGCGGGGTGAGGGAGCAGGCAGGCTAGTTGTGGCGTGCTGGCACTCGGGGCGGAGCAGCTGGGTTGTGTCAGGGCGATGGGTGTGCGGGAGGGACGTCTGCCCGTGCAGGATCCCATCCCCAACGCCGAGCATCTTGTCCCCCTGAAACAGGGGATTGCATCTCCCTTTCCCAGGTCTCTCCCTGGAAATAGGGCACGCCTGGGCAGATGTTGATCTGAGATGCTCCGTAGCATCCCGGTGACCTGTCCCCCATACCGGTCCCCTTCCTCTCTGTCCTGCCTGCTGCCGGTGGAGTTTgctcggctgggctgggctgggagagggtGGAAGGGAGATCTCCTTCGCCAGGCCCTGGGCGGACTGCTGCCAGCCCGAGCACGGCCCCCCTGCGCAGCAGAAGTCGCGTCCCATCTGAAGGGGCGTCGCtggtgctgggggagaggagctTTGTGCTGGGACCCTGCCACCCTTTGGGGTCACGCCGGCGACGGGATCAGCCCAAGGCTCTCGGTGAAGGAACTGCGGCGAGGTGGTGATTCACGATACCTGCAGACCTGCCGTGCCGCCTTCCAGCAAGGGTTTGCAGAGAAGAGGTGTGGGAGAGCAATCCCTCTGCGTGTCCCTGCTCGGAGAAGTGCCCTTCCGTGGTTTATCCGAGacctggctccagctccagctctgctctaGCAATACCGtcttgtttttttacttttgatttaAATAGTACTGGGTGTTTTTTGGGGCTGTGAGCTCCCCCGTGCCGCCGGCAGCCCTACGAGGAGCGTGCAGAGACCATCCGCTCCCCTGGCagaaggcagggaaggggctggagctgctccGCTCCCCTTCCTCGAGCCGGGCTAGAGAGGAGGGATGGGGTCTTCGCTTGCCAGCACAGCATTGCTGGCACCTGCCCAGCCCGGGGGATGTCCCTGGTGGGACGGAGAGCACTGGCGTCTCCCGAAAGGGACCCAGGAGGGTTTCCCTGTCCCGCAGCTGGGACCCTGGGGTCCCAGAGCAGCCTCCATCAGAGCTGTGACTTGCAGGGAGCTCCCTGCCTCTGGGACAGCGCTATTAACCTCTCTgtccccttctttctttcctcctcctcttcctttttgcCCCACAACGCCAGAGCAGGGGCAGCAACAGCTGCTTTAAGTAAAGCACTTTAAGGCCCAGGCTGTGAGGGCGCAGGCAGGCGCTGCGCTGCacgggcagctcctgcctctccctgctttGCACGGGGTCGGGTCTGGCTCTGCCCGCTGCCGGCCGGGCTGTGCCGAGGATCCCACCGCGCCGCCGGCCGTGCTCCTCAGTGTGTTACCCGCGACTTTTTGCATAACTAGAACTTTTAACGAGACGTACTGTTTTTTGAAGAAGAATCAAATCGATGACGTATTTGTAGCAAAGCGTTTTTCTCAATAAAGGCAGTTTCATCCACAGGTGGCCTCCTTGTGCAGTCTCTGCCGCGGCTCTGGGGCGCAGGACGTGGCTGGGggtgggtgccccccaccctggctTATCTGGGCTGCTCCTTCCCCAAACCCAGGGCTCGTCTTTACAGCTTTGTCCCCGACTTGTCAACTCCTCCCGTTAATGGCAGCGGTGCCGCCGTGGGGTTTGGCAACGCCATTTCATCACCCcggccctcctccctgccctgggctccccccGCCACGCTCCACCGGCCCTTATCTTCCCCCAGATCGAGCACTTCGCAAACTGTTGTCCCGGTGCCGGGTGTTGCCAAACCTGCCGGGGGCCGGCGTGCTGCTGGGGGGATCCCCCCGCACCCTTCCTGGCACCCCCCTGGCTGCGTGTGCCGCTGCCAGCAGCcgtgctccctgcctggcagccGGCTCCTGGCACTCGGATGGAGGACGCGGGGAGGACACTTGGCACCACCCGCTGTCCCTGaggcccccccaccccgggcgcTGGCCAGGGGAGCACAGCGGGTGTTTTCTTCTCCGGGTGTCCCTGGGAGGTGTCCTGGCTCCGAGCCCCTGTGCGGCTGTCGGGGTTCCCCAGGGACACAGGCTGGCAGCCGTTCCCTCCGACCCCGGGCATGGGCTGCACCCGCGTCCCCCTCCCTGGGGGACCGATCCTGGGAGCAGCCTCTGGTGTCCCCTGGGAGGGGTACGGGGGTTCATCCTCGTCCCGGCGCTGGCCAGAGCGTGGCTCCTGTCCCGGGGGCAGTAAAAGGTTTGGGGATAGAACGGCCAGGGCTGATCGCGTTGAGGAACTGCCTCATCTGCTTTCCGGCCCTCCCCAAACAGCCCCTGCCAGGCTTTCCAGGGCCGGGAGGGCACCGCGGCGGAGGGGACGGGCGTGTGTCCATGCAGCCCCACTGGTGGCTGCCTGTCCCCGCGGGGAGAAGGGGCCTCCGGGGGGGTCCCCGTGAGCCGAGGTGCCTGTTCCATCCTACCCCAGgcgggtgtcgggggggggggggggcggtcacGCCGGGTGTGAGCCAGCCCAGCCGAGCAGGGGGATGCTGCGGGCAGTGGGAGCCTGTCTGCGGGGCGTGTGGGATGGCGGTGCCGGGGGACAGGGCTGTCCCCAACGCTGTCCCTTGCACCTGCGGCGGGGTGTGCTGGCGGCCAAGGCCAGCCCTCGGGCGGCGGTtggccccggggctccccgggggctgcccaTGCTAATGAGCCCCAGGGCCTTATGGCACCTGCTGGCTCCGCGGGGACACGGCACGGGGACACGGCACGGGGACACGGCCCTGCCTGGCCTGCCCGTCGCCCTGCCTGTCCGGCCATGCCCCGCTCCTTCCTGGTGAAGAAAGCCTCCAGCACCCGCATCCCCAACTACGGCCGGCTCGACGCCCGCACTCGCGGTAAGGCTGCGCGGCTCTGCCTGCACCGGGGACCCCAGGACCCCCGGGaccctcagctcctgctgccaccccatGCCCAGCGGTGGGCAGGGGCTCCCTGGCTGGGCTTGGGGTGATGCCCTGTGCCATGATGCCGGGGGACTCCCTTGGCTCCGTCCCCCCCGCTGTCAGCCCCATCCCGGGGTGGCTCGGCCAGCCAGGCAGAGATGCTGGTGATagtgccggcgggggggggggggtgagaatTGGGGTCACCCGGGGGCTTGCAAGAGCTAGGCATGTGGGACCCTCCCCTCCAAcacaccccctcctccccacccataTGGGGGTCCCTGTGCtgccctggggcggggggggggagcgtggAGCAGGTCAGTGGGTGCTTGCCAGCACGGTGCCTGCCCCCTCGGCCATGCTGCCCCAGGGGATGCCCAGATTTTGGGGTGTGTCCAGCCCCAGGCGAGCCGGCACCCGGGcacaggctgggctccagcaggcGCTGGGGGTGTCTGTGACTCCCCTTTTGGCGGGGAAGGGccggttttgctttgttttgcagtgGGTGCATCAGTTCTGCCGTGCACAggggtgggagcagagggggGACCTGGTGCGGATGAGCCCC comes from Aptenodytes patagonicus chromosome 11, bAptPat1.pri.cur, whole genome shotgun sequence and encodes:
- the RNF166 gene encoding E3 ubiquitin-protein ligase RNF166 isoform X1; translation: MFRSLLVAAAQRPQAPGGPPRPPPTAGPAAEALEAQFSCPICLEVFHRAVGIAGCGHTFCGECLQPCLQVPSPLCPLCRMPFDPKKVEKASSVEKQLSSYKAPCRGCSKKVTLAKMRSHVSSCAKVQEQMANCPKFVPVVPTSQPIPSNIPNRSTFVCPYCGARNLDQQELVKHCMENHRNDPNKVVCPVCSAMPWGDPSYKSANFLQHLLHRHKFSYDTFVDYNIDEEAALQAALALSLSEN
- the RNF166 gene encoding E3 ubiquitin-protein ligase RNF166 isoform X2 encodes the protein MRSHVSSCAKVQEQMANCPKFVPVVPTSQPIPSNIPNRSTFVCPYCGARNLDQQELVKHCMENHRNDPNKVVCPVCSAMPWGDPSYKSANFLQHLLHRHKFSYDTFVDYNIDEEAALQAALALSLSEN